CCTAACACCATCGCGCTCTACGACTACGGGCGGACCGACGACGGGTTCTTTTATTACGCGATGGAATACTTGGACGGCTACAGCCTCGATCAACTGATTAAAAAGCATGGCCCTCAACCGGAAGGTCGGGTCATCTCCATTCTCCAGCAGGTCTGCGCGTCGCTCGCGGAAGCGCACGCGCGCGGTTTGGTGCACCGTGACATCAAACCGCAGAACATCTTTCTCACCTGCCGCGGCGGCATCCCGGACTTCGTTAAAGTGCTCGACTTCGGCCTGGTCAAAGCCCTTGATACGAAAGAACAACTGGAGTTGACTGCCGCCAACGCCACGCTGGGCACCCCGCTCTACATGTCGCCCGAGGCGGTCAAGAGTCCCAATGCCGTGGATGCGCTGAGCGATATCTACTCACTGGGCAGTGTCGGCTATGAGTTGCTGACCGGGGAAACCGTTTTCTGTGGTTTGAGTCTGGGGGAAGTGATGCTCAAGCAGGTCCGCGAGCAGCCAGAGCTTCCCTCTGCCCGCCTGAAACGGCCGGTGTCACCTGACCTCGAAACACTGCTGATGCGCTGCCTGGCTAAGGACCCTTCGGGCCGGCCCGCCAGCGCTGCTGCGCTTGGAGAGGCTCTCGGGCAGTGCACTTCCAAAAGCGATTGGACCCGCCGCGAGGCCCAGGAATGGTGGAGCAAGCAAAACGTCGCCAAGGGTTCGAAGACGCAAGTCCTGTGAGAGCTTTCCTCAAGACCCACGCAGTGACAACCGGCGGCTGAAACCATAATATGCCGTAATTAGTGCTTGGGCAAGCGGCTGCGCTTGTGGCTAAATCTGGCCGTGCGGCGCCAATCCAAATACCATCTTCCAAAGTCACGAAAAAGGCCGCGCAAGGGTTTATACTGGCTGCTTGTGCTCATAGTCCTAATCGTGGGGGGTTGGCTTTGGTGGCACTCTGGCACGACCACCCCTCCGGCGCCAGAGCCAGAGGCTGCTCCCCCGCCACCGCCGACTCAGGAAGTAGCCCAACCCGAGCCGGCGCCCGCAATCGTGCAAACACAGGCGCCGCCTCCGATGGTGCCCGTGCCGGCCCCACGACCTGTCGCACGGACGAATTCAGCACCCACTTCAGCACCCACATTTCCGGATATCTTCCCCCGGCCGGTTCGGAACGCGTTCGAGGCCCAACTGGCACTGGCTCGACTGGGCATCTCCTCTGGTTCCCTGGATGGACTCATCGGCCCGCAAACCCAGGCCGCCCTGCGCGCGTTTCAGCAAAAGGAAGGTTTGGCCGTCAGCG
This genomic window from Candidatus Paceibacterota bacterium contains:
- a CDS encoding serine/threonine-protein kinase — translated: MTEAIAGQEGLDAHGYRGYRGVLVVGAWKWLPEFDMGLVSEIDLAEGLAPLRTLRFAFWVLFGLLAVGSVAVFVLMRVARRFHEKARQASLEAKQLGQYALDDEIGSGAFGTVFRGHHALMRRPVAVKVLNPLAGDRGIARFEREVQMTCQLTHPNTIALYDYGRTDDGFFYYAMEYLDGYSLDQLIKKHGPQPEGRVISILQQVCASLAEAHARGLVHRDIKPQNIFLTCRGGIPDFVKVLDFGLVKALDTKEQLELTAANATLGTPLYMSPEAVKSPNAVDALSDIYSLGSVGYELLTGETVFCGLSLGEVMLKQVREQPELPSARLKRPVSPDLETLLMRCLAKDPSGRPASAAALGEALGQCTSKSDWTRREAQEWWSKQNVAKGSKTQVL